The following proteins come from a genomic window of Candidozyma auris chromosome 4, complete sequence:
- the RPN5 gene encoding proteasome regulatory particle lid subunit RPN5 → MSREDPIKAEKDFSETLEEQIPLIEKTSDYKQAIEKYLVLEKQIRQSSDLASSKKILSKIVDTLVHNDDWDYLDELITPLSKKHGQLKSSIQSMIQEIIKSLETLDNDKPVQLEKKMKIIETIRTVTDKKIFVEVERAVVSKMLAEIYLEKKNDLDKAADILCDLQVETYSLMPFEEKIEYILEQIRLTLQKKDFAQAKILSRKILLKTLKNFERADIFKATYLKYLLEINKHENDYIMVVNNSLLLIEIPLVKESSEYKDLLVSIIYYIILSPFDNLQSDLIHKIKLNTAFSKNVDSKVFKLLEIFTTNELIHSENIEMEYRENYLNKSPVFADNETNNTNLQNRIIEHNLRVINMYYSFIKLDRLAYLLQVSSQDAEAHVSGMVNKGMITAKINRPQGIIKFDNLKHGTSAGAAQITSNSENINDLLNNWISDVDKLLEEVDSIGHLINKEEMMYGFKQNS, encoded by the coding sequence ATGTCTAGAGAAGATCCTATTAAGGCTGAAAAAGATTTTTCTGAAACTCTTGAAGAGCAGATCCCTCTCATTGAGAAGACTTCTGATTACAAACAAGCTATCGAGAAGTACTTGGTGTTGGAAAAGCAAATCCGTCAATCTTCAGATTTGGCTCTGAGTAAGAAGATCTTAAGCAAAATTGTTGATACGCTAGTCCATAATGATGATTGGGACTACTTGGATGAATTAATCACGCCTTTGTCAAAGAAACATGGCCAACTCAAGAGCTCCATTCAACTGATGATTCaagagatcatcaagagcCTCGAAACGTTAGATAACGACAAGCCTGTGCAAttagagaagaagatgaagattaTTGAAACTATTCGTACGGTGACTGATAAGAAGATCTTTGTGGAGGTTGAGAGGGCGGTCGTTTCCAAGATGTTGGCTGAAATatacttggagaagaagaatgacTTGGATAAGGCCGCAGATATCTTATGTGACTTGCAGGTCGAGACATACTCGTTGATgccttttgaagagaaaattgagTACATTCTCGAGCAAATTAGGTTGAcattgcaaaaaaaagactttGCACAAGCAAAGATTTTGAGCAGAAAGATTCTCTTAAAAAcgttgaaaaattttgaaaggGCCGACATATTTAAGGCAACGTACTTGAAGTACTTACTAGAGATCAACAAACATGAGAATGACTACATCATGGTTGTCAACAACTCACTTCTCTTGATAGAGATCCCACTAGTCAAGGAATCTTCAGAATACAAGGACTTGCTTGTGTCCATCATCTACTACATCATTCTATCGCCATTCGATAACCTTCAATCCGATTTGATTCATAAAATCAAGCTCAACACTGCTTTTTCTAAGAATGTGGATTCTAAGGTgttcaagcttttggaaattttCACAACAAATGAGCTCATTCACTCTGAAAATATCGAAATGGAATATCGTGAAAACTATCTTAATAAGTCACCTGTTTTTGCTGATAACGAGACGAACAACACAAACTTACAGAACAGAATTATTGAGCACAATTTGCGTGTAATCAACATGTACTATCTGTTTATCAAGTTAGATCGGTTGGCTTATTTGTTACAAGTCAGTTCACAAGATGCGGAGGCACATGTCAGTGGTATGGTAAACAAAGGTATGATCACCGCGAAAATCAACCGTCCCCAGGGTATTATCAAGTTCGACAACTTGAAACATGGTACTAGTGCCGGCGCTGCTCAGATTACCAGTAATAGTGAGAACATCAATGATTTGTTGAACAACTGGATATCTGACGTTGACAAGCTATTGGAAGAGGTCGACAGCATTGGTCACTTGATTAACAAGGAGGAAATGATGTATGGTTTTAAGCAAAACCTGTGA
- the HIS1 gene encoding ATP phosphoribosyltransferase, translated as MDLVNHLPDRLMFAVPKKGRLYEKCCNFLAGADIHFRRSNRLDIALSTNLPIALIFLPAADIPTFVGEGKCDLGITGLDQVKEAEMLSSVELLLDLQFGKCKLQVQVPEKGEYTKPEELVGKKIVTSFTNLAGTFFSDLEKAQGVQEKKTNIRYVGGSVEASCALGVGDAIVDLVESGETMKAAGLKPIATILETSAQLIVSKKPRFPDLVKIIHQRFEGIMAAQRYVLCTYNAPRSIVPEVLKITPGRRAATISALENQEMSDEPWVAISSMVEKARISDVMDELKKCGGTDILVFDINNCRV; from the exons ATGGACTTGGTAAATCACCTTCCGGACCGCTTGATGTTTGCTGTTCCAAAAA AGGGCAGATTATATGAAAAATGCTGCAACTTTCTAGCAGGTGCTGATATTCATTTTAGACGCTCCAACAGATTGGATATAGCGCTCTCTACTAACTTGCCCATCGCTCTCATCTTTTTGCCTGCTGCTGATATCCCAACCTTTGTCGGCGAAGGAAAATGTGACTTGGGAATCACCGGTTTGGATCAGGTTAAAGAAGCAGAAATGTTGAGCTCTGTGGAGCTTCTATTGGACTTACAATTCGGCAAATGCAAGTTACAGGTTCAAGTTCCCGAAAAAGGAGAGTACACTAAGCCTGAGGAATTGGTCGGTAAGAAGATTGTCACCtcattcaccaacttggctGGTACATTCTTCTCTGACCTTGAAAAGGCACAGGGCGtccaagaaaagaaaacaaacaTTAGATATGTCGGAGGTTCAGTAGAGGCCTCATGTGCACTTGGAGTTGGTGATGCAATTGTTGACTTGGTTGAGTCAGGTGAGACAATGAAGGCTGCCGGGTTGAAACCAATCGCTACCATCTTAGAAACTTCAGCTCAATTGATtgtttcaaagaagcctcGTTTCCCAGACTTGGTGAAAATCATCCATCAAAGATTTGAGGGAATTATGGCCGCTCAGAGGTACGTTTTGTGCACGTACAATGCACCAAGGTCAATCGTTCCAGAAGTCTTGAAAATCACTCCAGGTAGAAGAGCGGCAACTATCTCGGCATTGGAAAACCAAGAAATGCTGGATGAGCCATGGGTTGCAATTTCCTCGATGGTAGAGAAGGCAAGAATAAGTGATGTGATGGacgaattgaagaagtgcGGAGGTACCGACATTCTTGTGTTCGACATCAATAACTGTAGAGTTTAG